Genomic segment of Tiliqua scincoides isolate rTilSci1 chromosome 1, rTilSci1.hap2, whole genome shotgun sequence:
GAAAAGGGTTGAACACCCCTCTTTCCTGCTAGTTATCTGCTCTAGCTTACAGCATTCCATATCTGCtttgttggagagagagagagagagagagtgtgtgtgttttgggatgAAGACTCATAGAGCTGCCTGTCACATCTAGCTTGTCAATCAGGTACTACCATTGTCAAATTGCTGTAACCCAGCAACAACAAATGGTGTGTTGGAAACCTACTCTACATCAAATTCTTTCTCCTTGAAACAGACACCATTATTAaccattaggaagggtattgagaacaaaacggctagtattataatgccgttgtacaaatctatggtaaggccacacctggagtattgtgtccagttctggtcaccacatctcaaaaaggacatagtggaaatggaaaaggtgcaaaagagagcaactaagttgattactgggctggggcaccttccttatgaggaaaggctacggcgtttgggcctcttcagcctagaaaagaggcgcctgagggggaacatgattgagacattcaaaattatgcacgggaaggacagagtggatagagagatgctctttacactctcacataacaccagaaccagggaacatccactaaaattgagtgttgggagggttaggacagacaaaagaaaatatttctttactcagcgtgtggttggtctgtggaactccttgccgcaggatgtggtgatggcatctggcctggatgcctttaaaaggggattggacaagtttcttggaggaaaaatccattatgggttacaagctatgatgtgtatctgcaacctcttgattttagaaatgggttatgctagatatgccagatgcaagggagggcacagggaggaagtctcttgttatctggtgtgctccctggggcatttggtgggccgctgtgagatacaggaagctggactagatgggcctatgcctgatccagtggggctgttcttatgttcttaactgacaCTAAACTTGTTAATAAAAACATTCATCTTTAAAGTTAGAGCAAGGACACATGCACAGGCTcaggcacacacacagagtctagATAAAGGCCTCTAGAATATAAAAGGAATCAGGGCTTTTCTTGATCTTGGATAATTTGTGAACGTTCTAAGATAGTACCTGAAAGAGAAGGAATATTAACATTAAAGCCAAAATGGCCAAGTCATATTGCACAATAGTCTTGCATAAATTGCTTTAGAAAGTGGAATCTCATTTCTCACTTTTCCTTCATTTCAGTGGTTTTAACCTTTTAGTGGTTTTAATGATAATGGTTTTTATTGACATGACTGAAAGTTTTCAGTTGACTTTCAGATCCCAGTGACAGCTGGTGGCCATCAAAATACCTCTGGCTCAATTCAGACACCACATCAAGTTGAAGGATGCTTATCTCTGGTTTGGCATGatctgaatggggaaaaaaatggtttcTTGCTGACTGGCAAACCAGAATCAGGAACTATAATTTGAAGTGGGTTTGCAATCCCTGACTTGTCTTACTAGAGGTTTGATGTGATGTCTGAATTGCCAAACCACAGTTACAGCCACAGCTCCCCCTCCACCATGACTACCCACCATGAACACAGGAGGGAACTTATGAAGCTGAGTGCAGAGGGGACAGAACATAAAAGCAGACAAACTGAACTGatatctggacaagacagaggttctcctggttagcAGACTCACTGACCTGTCATCAGTGGTCCACTCTTGATGGGATTGCACTCTCCTTCAAGAagcaggttcacagtttggggccTGCTTTTGCTCTTGGATTTCTAGATAGTGATTGTGACCTGAAGCACTTTTGCTCACTCTTAACTGGTGTGCCAACTGTGTTCATTTTTGTCTcaggacctggccacagtgacccatgccttAATCACTTCCCAATTGGATTACTCCGCAATGAACTCTCTGTGGGGCTGCTTGTGGAAGCTTCAACATGCAGCTGCCCAAGTCTTGACCACAGAAAGGCTTTATTGTTATGTTTCACCTCTATTTGTTTCTGGGCATGATTCAAAATGCTTTAAATCCCTTTAGCTTATGGCCAGGATACCCAAAGGTCCACATTCTTCCATATGAACAATCCTTCCATTAAGATTTAGGAAGAAGGCTCTCTCACTGGCATGTTTCATGGCTGAGGTTAAGATGATTTTGATGTGGAAGAGCCTTCTTAGTGGTAGCCTCTGCCCTCTGGAACTCTCTACCACTTAATACGTGCCTAGTCTCCTCCCTGTTGTTTTTCCCTGAGATCAAAGACCTGGAACTTTCAGCAGGCATTTCCTGGGCTCTCTTGATTCCATTGCTGCCTcctttgttttgattctatttGCTTTCACTGTTTTGCTTGTTGCTGCTGGTTGATTTCTGTGTTTTTATGGTACAATTTGTACtgcttgttttaattttttcattgtaagctactttgagcCCACAAGTGGGAGAAAATGTGGGGTGTAATGTTTTTGAAATACCTAAATCTTTGGTGGGAATATATAGCAAGGGAGGTTAAATCCCTCCATATAAACCACAGTCTTAAGCTTTTTGATTTCTGGCACCATTCCTGTTTTAAGTTCATCTGTTAATGGTGGGCTTAAGGTCTCATGTAGTTTGTCCTTCAGAGTTGAATATTTGAACTTGCTCCACTGAAGGACTAACTATGCCACATGCAAAGTCATGTAACAGTCCTCTGATGCTGGTGTTtaaactgaaaacaaacaaacctagaATTTGTTCTGTGTGTGCACGCGTGTGTACatgaacaaacacacacacccctgaaatGCAccccaccagtggtgtagctagagggggtgcaaagcactaagtcttgcagggagcctcaccagagGCGTTCccgatggtgggagcaaaactgagatATTTGCCACTAGGGCGTGCaattggcccttccccctccccttcggacccattcccagtggtgggagcaaaacagtggtgggagcaaaacggaggcaaatgcctccactgggaatggctccgaagggggggaaagggagcCACCTGCACGCCCCAGTggcaaatgcctccgttttgctacCACCACAGGGAATGGATCCaaaagagagggggaagggccacttgcacgccccggtgaggctccctgcaaaattttgtgctttgcacataatctaactatgccactgcacccCACACGCGCACCCCTGAAATGCTCTGTCTTCAGGAAGATGGGAGGAAAGTTTTGCACTATTTCTGTCTTGCAGTATTGATACTGTATACTAACAATACAAATAACAACAATTACAGATTGGATACCTGTGGTGGTGATGAGCACGTGGCCCAATGAAGCAGAGTGTAAAGAGCGCAAAGGCAAATGCTGGTAGTGACCAGGTAGCTATTGCATAGCCAAACCATTCCAGGATCTCACCAAAGAAATTTGCTCCAGACACATATGCAAACAGTCCACCTACATGGAAAAAAAGGCACATGAGCACTTTTGAAAGCTGAGTCAATATAGCAAAGCAGAAGCCTAAATGTCACTAGTATGATGCACTACAGGTCTGATTCTCCTTCCCTAAACACAGAATTAACAACACAACCCTATACACCttcactcagaagtcccactatgttcaatagggctttctcccaggtcatTGTGTACAGCCTTAAATCAAGGCTACAGGAGCAATTTTgcatccagttgggctgttcaaTCACATTGACAAATAGAACTGAAATAAACAGGATTTCAAAGCCTTTGAGCAAAACCAGATGAGACTGGACTATGATTGATTGTCCAACCAGTTCATACATAAAGCAGGGGatgtttgattaaaaaaaagGAATATGAGGCACCCAAACCCTCCCCTCTCCTCAATCTTCTGTTACAGAGCTGGTTCATACAATATGCCTGAACAGCTCTTCTGCACatctctcccctttccagcacaCTATCCCACATATTTGCAAGTGTGGGGTAACCATCCACACTTTTAAGTACTATGTAAATTCTGTTATGGTAGTTCAGATGGTCTGCTCTCCCTGCAGCAGCTATGTGAAGTGGAATGCTGTGCTGGGAAAGGACAGGATGATGTGGTAAGGTGGGTAGGCTCCTCTAGGAGCAAGGGGATGTCAAAAACCATGCTGGGTATATTTTTGGAAGATTGGGGAGCCAATTACCTTGTGGAATCTTGTAAGTGAGCTCTCCAGGTTTTCTTAGCTGGCGTAGAAGGACATCACTATGAATATTGATTCCCATCCCAAACAAGAACAACAGGATGCCTAGAAGAAGAATATGAAATGTTTCTGGGGAGAGTGACCTAAATATTTCAAATCTACAGTCAAGCAAAACAGAATAACTGAATAGCTACAAAACATGTATCAACATGCTtgaacaacccaatcttatcctgaGTCTACTGCAGCAAATCTcatgatccactgccataagtccagTTACAGCACTCAAAAGGTGTGCCGCTTTCAGGTGTTCTgaagctgctggtgcaaatggcccaTGCACGTGTCAATGGCCCACCCaggccacactggagcaggtCGTGGCAGAGGCaggtcatgggcagtttgggggaggtacCAGGACAgttcagaggcaggaggggatggatcttggtggcagcagtgtgtgccggatcctatcccctttcctagCCTGAAGCAGGGGAGTCTGCTCTAGAGTATCTCCAAAAGGTGCCTGTcctgcctctgcttgaagatctccagagaGGGACAGCTCACCACTTCCCTTGGTAAACAGTTCAAATGCAGAGCCACTCttactggattggaaaaggaaaacagagaggaagaggaaatgtggaggggaggaaagaactGAATGAGAACATTAGAGaatgggaggaccagaggctggcacatcatcaggtaaggaggggaAACATAGGGCTTGCTGCTTCAGAAGCTATTGGGCTTCATCTGCTTTCACACactgtacagtcagttcttgttatctgttagggttaagttcctggaaaccctagtgatTAGTGAATTCAAAGATTAATGGGGTTAAGTACAAGGGGTATTCTGGGGAGGAAGGGGATGGTattctgccatcagaagaattGAGCAGACCCCCTTGGGAAGCCATCAGAGGGCAGCAGGAACTGCTCaaatctctgaatgctgcagaagctgcagggacctttagaatggcacccacaaccagcacagacccctttaaaatggccggtGGAAGCTTCTGCTGGATATTTTTAAAGGGTTTGCACTGGTcccaggtgccattctgaagttGCCTGTAGCCTCTGAAAGTCTCTGCATAGTGGATAAGGAGAACAGAGGTGCAGAGGTGGGTGGCAATTTTGCCCCTTGAAGATAAGTAAATGTGCAGATAACAAATTCGCATataaaaagaactgactgtatttccAAGTCAGGTATTGTCCATTCTATATCAGTGCAtttgatttggggagggggaataagtGCAGAATCTTGCGTTTGTCTCTGTTGAACTTCGTTTTGCTAGTTTCCGCTCAGTGTTCCATTCTCTAAAGGTCCTCCTGAATGCTACTGTCATGTTCTGCAGTGTTAGCTATTCTTCCCAGTCTAGTGTCATCCGCAAATTCAATAAGAATTCCCTTCACCCCTTCATCTTTGATAAATATGCTGAACTAGGACCAAGACAGAGCCCTCGAGACTTGAAACTGTCCCAGGTTGAAGAGAGCCACTGCTAGGCACTCTTTGCATTGTATGTGGTTGCCCAACCAATGTTAATTCATCTAATTGTGATATCATCTCTAGTCCATGTTTTATTAGGTTGTTGATCAAGATGTTGTGGGGAACATCTAGGGAAATAGCTTTGTttctctgttgcagcaaaaacaagagtCTGGTGGCACCCTTAAGACTAACAAATCCTGCAGTGTCCTTCTTTTGCTTGTTGTGATTCAAAACATGATTTGTTATCTTGACATGTAGTACTGTGCCTCATTCATTACTTGACACTGTGAATTTCAGTAGATCTCCATTAAGCTGGATGATCAGTTGCTTGACATCCAGCAATTATAATTACCTGATGTAAATCTTATGTCTTTGCACCAGTCATCTGGGTATTCAGCGCAGAAAATCATGTAATAGCCTTGAAGGAAGCCATTATAGATACAGAACAGCATGCTGAAAAAGAATGTCTTCAGTGGGAAAGGTCTGCCTCTTGTGAAGAGGGAGTAAATGAATGTCCTAAGGcagacagaaaaacaaaacaaaccacacgCAGAATGTCAAGcagctgaaaatagctgaaaacaaCAGATCTGACACCTTCTCATAAGTCAAAGAATCCTTCATTTTGCCTCAGATGGGTTCTCACTACA
This window contains:
- the SRD5A2 gene encoding 3-oxo-5-alpha-steroid 4-dehydrogenase 2; the encoded protein is MQCAPSLVLVLSALLLALGLLLLWLNGHSPSRYGKHEQERQDAAAEGRRAPHLPARCAWFLQELPSLLVPALLLALSSPPRCASLGCRLLGCMFCGHYFHRTFIYSLFTRGRPFPLKTFFFSMLFCIYNGFLQGYYMIFCAEYPDDWCKDIRFTSGILLFLFGMGINIHSDVLLRQLRKPGELTYKIPQGGLFAYVSGANFFGEILEWFGYAIATWSLPAFAFALFTLCFIGPRAHHHHRYYLRTFTNYPRSRKALIPFIF